The window TGACGATTCAGGAGTTTTCTGATAGAACGGGCATTCCTAAAAGTACATTACGTTTTTATGAGTCCAAAAAGTTACTGTTACCAATAGAAAGAGGGCTAAATGGCTACCGCCTTTATGCAAATCATCAAGTGGCCATTGTGAAACTGATAACTACTTTGCGTATAGCGGATGTACCGATCAGTGAAATTCAAAATTATTTGCAGGAGCATGACGAGTCAGTTCGTCAAAATATGATGAGTGAATGGGTTCGGACGATAAGGAATAAACGGGACCTTTTAGATGTTAGCTTACGCTATTTAGAAAGTGATTCCATTCGAGATGACATTTATTTAATCGATAAAAATGATGAAAAAATTATTTGGTTCGTCGAGCAATCCACTACAGGTAAATTTGGCGAGCATTTTGTGAAAAGAGCCAACGAATTAAAGCAATGCAATATTCGAATTAAAAGTTATTATTTAAATTATATATCGGGACGTGAGGTGATAAAAGCACAAATTGGTTTTGGTGTACCTGATGACACGAAAATTAATGGATTAACTGAAATCGATTTCATAGAACATATGCCTGCGTGTATTTGTCTCGCGTTGCCATTTAAAGAGCATCCGACAAAATTAAAGGATGGTTATCAAAAATTACTACAATATGCGCTTCAACATAAATGGGTACCCACTCGATCAATTCTAGAATGGTATCGTGGGGAAGACTTTACACAATTGGATTTGTTATTGCCAGTTATACAAGTGGGACAAGGTGACAAATGAATCTTAGAATTCCAGGGTAAGATTTCAAAAAGAGCTTGGCGATGAAAAAAAGCGATGGATAGAACCAAATTGCTATAGAGGTGGTTATGTTTCAAATGAATAAATTAATGGGGATTGTGTCTCTAATAATGGTCGGTATATTAGCAGTGGTAGTTGTACGCTGTCCGATTTCAAGCCATATACCAAACAGTTTGCAGGAATTCAAATTTAATTATTGTGAACAAATGGATGTTTCAAGGGATATCGAAAAAATAAGAGCTATCATTCCTAATGGTAACATTACGCTTATCGGTACTGAAGGCAATCAATTCAAGGTTGAAGGTGAAATTTATATCAAAGCAAAAAATGAAAGACAAGCACAGGAAATTTTTGAGGATTATGGAGCTATAAATTCCCATCTTGC of the Lysinibacillus fusiformis genome contains:
- a CDS encoding MerR family transcriptional regulator, producing MNKLMTIQEFSDRTGIPKSTLRFYESKKLLLPIERGLNGYRLYANHQVAIVKLITTLRIADVPISEIQNYLQEHDESVRQNMMSEWVRTIRNKRDLLDVSLRYLESDSIRDDIYLIDKNDEKIIWFVEQSTTGKFGEHFVKRANELKQCNIRIKSYYLNYISGREVIKAQIGFGVPDDTKINGLTEIDFIEHMPACICLALPFKEHPTKLKDGYQKLLQYALQHKWVPTRSILEWYRGEDFTQLDLLLPVIQVGQGDK